A DNA window from Bos indicus x Bos taurus breed Angus x Brahman F1 hybrid chromosome 16, Bos_hybrid_MaternalHap_v2.0, whole genome shotgun sequence contains the following coding sequences:
- the PEX10 gene encoding peroxisome biogenesis factor 10 isoform X4, whose protein sequence is MASAVASPPEVVRAAQKDDYYRGGLRSAAGGALHNLAGAKKWLEWRREVELVSDLAYFGLTTLAGYQTLGEEYVSVVQVGPSQRHVPSRLRRGILVALHTVLPYLLDKALLHLEHELQATGDGAWPLRGSLAPSSQSGMRRWVHRCTAGLTEQQQGVLLRAVSALKQGLGCLQRLHVAWFYIHGAFYHLAKRFTGITYLRVRRPLAEDPRVRASYQLLGLVSLLHLALAAGLQLYGFQQRQRARREWRLQRGLSHRRNHAEERAVSRNPLCTLCLEERRHSTATPCGHLFCWECITHWSDTKTECPLCREKFLPQKLVYLRHYR, encoded by the exons ATGGCTTCCGCGGTCGCCAGCCCGCCGGAGGTGGTCCGCGCGGCGCAGAAGGACGACTACTACCGCGGCGGGCTGCGGAGCGCGGCGGGCGGCGCCCTACACAACCTAGCAG GTGCGAAGAAGTGGCTGGAGTGGAGGAGAGAGGTAGAGCTGGTGTCGGATCTCGCCTACTTCGGCCTCACCACACTAGCAG GCTACCAGACCCTTGGGGAGGAATACGTCAGCGTCGTGCAGGTGGGCCCATCACAGCGCCACGTGCCCTCAAGGCTGCGACGCGGGATCCTGGTGGCGCTGCACACCGTCCTGCCCTACCTGCTGGATAAGGCCCTGCTCCACCTGGAGCATGAGCTGCAGGCCACCGGCGATGGCGCCTGGCCCTTGCGGGGCAGCCTGGCCCCCAGCAGCCAGTCAGGGATGAGGCGCTGGGTGCACCGGTGCACGGCCGGCCTGACGGAACAGCAGCAGGGGGTGCTCCTGCGCGCCGTGTCAGCGCTCAAGCAGGGCCTCGGGTGCCTCCAACGTCTCCACGTGGCCTGGTTCTACATCCATGGTGCCTTCTACCACCTGGCCAAGAGGTTCACAGGCATCACCTAC CTCCGTGTCCGCCGCCCGCTTGCCGAGGACCCTCGGGTTCGCGCCAGCTACCAGCTGCTGGGGCTGGTGTCCCTGCTGCACCTGGCGCTGGCCGCAGGCCTGCAGCTCTACGGCTTCCAGCAGAGGCAGCGTGCCCGGAGGGAGTGGAGGCTGCAGCGCGGCCTGTCCCACCGCAG GAACCATGCAGAGGAAAGAGCAGTTTCCAGAAACCCACTGTGCACGCTGTGCTTGGAGGAACGCAGGCATTCGACGGCCACACCCTGCGGCCACCTGTTCTGCTGGGAGTGTATAACCCACTGGAGCGACACCAAG ACGGAGTGTCCCCTCTGCAGGGAGAAGTTCCTCCCCCAGAAGCTGGTCTACCTGCGGCACTACCGCTGA
- the PEX10 gene encoding peroxisome biogenesis factor 10 isoform X2, translated as MASAVASPPEVVRAAQKDDYYRGGLRSAAGGALHNLAGAKKWLEWRREVELVSDLAYFGLTTLAGYQTLGEEYVSVVQVGPSQRHVPSRLRRGILVALHTVLPYLLDKALLHLEHELQATGDGAWPLRGSLAPSSQSGMRRWVHRCTAGLTEQQQGVLLRAVSALKQGLGCLQRLHVAWFYIHGAFYHLAKRFTGITYEPCRGKSSFQKPTVHAVLGGTQAFDGHTLRPPVLLGVYNPLERHQDGVSPLQGEVPPPEAGLPAALPLTPCWKSSLILVDFSCTDIKKASRLLSRVIPCQLPGGWAPDLDLDLANAGLQGRLGGDLLGGQSTLRTPLPSPNQSLIGRGLTDLEPSTSSLLSQHDNPAAQKTHRLHPRP; from the exons ATGGCTTCCGCGGTCGCCAGCCCGCCGGAGGTGGTCCGCGCGGCGCAGAAGGACGACTACTACCGCGGCGGGCTGCGGAGCGCGGCGGGCGGCGCCCTACACAACCTAGCAG GTGCGAAGAAGTGGCTGGAGTGGAGGAGAGAGGTAGAGCTGGTGTCGGATCTCGCCTACTTCGGCCTCACCACACTAGCAG GCTACCAGACCCTTGGGGAGGAATACGTCAGCGTCGTGCAGGTGGGCCCATCACAGCGCCACGTGCCCTCAAGGCTGCGACGCGGGATCCTGGTGGCGCTGCACACCGTCCTGCCCTACCTGCTGGATAAGGCCCTGCTCCACCTGGAGCATGAGCTGCAGGCCACCGGCGATGGCGCCTGGCCCTTGCGGGGCAGCCTGGCCCCCAGCAGCCAGTCAGGGATGAGGCGCTGGGTGCACCGGTGCACGGCCGGCCTGACGGAACAGCAGCAGGGGGTGCTCCTGCGCGCCGTGTCAGCGCTCAAGCAGGGCCTCGGGTGCCTCCAACGTCTCCACGTGGCCTGGTTCTACATCCATGGTGCCTTCTACCACCTGGCCAAGAGGTTCACAGGCATCACCTAC GAACCATGCAGAGGAAAGAGCAGTTTCCAGAAACCCACTGTGCACGCTGTGCTTGGAGGAACGCAGGCATTCGACGGCCACACCCTGCGGCCACCTGTTCTGCTGGGAGTGTATAACCCACTGGAGCGACACCAAG ACGGAGTGTCCCCTCTGCAGGGAGAAGTTCCTCCCCCAGAAGCTGGTCTACCTGCGGCACTACCGCTGACCCCTTGCTGGAAGAGCAGCCTTATTCTTGTCGACTTCTCCTGCACAGACATCAAGAAAGCCTCAAGACTTTTGTCACGTGTGATACCGTGCCAGCTGCCAGGAGGATGGGCGCCGGACCTGGACTTGGACCTGGCTAATGCAGGCCTGCAGGGCAGGCTGGGTGGGGACCTGCTGGGCGGCCAGTCCACCCTCAGAACGCCCCTCCCTTCCCCAAACCAGTCACTCATAGGGCGGGGCCTGACTGACCTGGAGCCGAGCACCAGCAGTTTGCTTTCCCAGCATGATAATCCTGCAGCCCAGAAGACCCACAGACTTCACCCTCGTCCCTGA
- the PEX10 gene encoding peroxisome biogenesis factor 10 isoform X3, whose product MASAVASPPEVVRAAQKDDYYRGGLRSAAGGALHNLAGAKKWLEWRREVELVSDLAYFGLTTLAAEPVVQEGSQHCALPQGVGCYQTLGEEYVSVVQVGPSQRHVPSRLRRGILVALHTVLPYLLDKALLHLEHELQATGDGAWPLRGSLAPSSQSGMRRWVHRCTAGLTEQQQGVLLRAVSALKQGLGCLQRLHVAWFYIHGAFYHLAKRFTGITYLRVRRPLAEDPRVRASYQLLGLVSLLHLALAAGLQLYGFQQRQRARREWRLQRGLSHRRNHAEERAVSRNPLCTLCLEERRHSTATPCGHLFCWECITHWSDTKTECPLCREKFLPQKLVYLRHYR is encoded by the exons ATGGCTTCCGCGGTCGCCAGCCCGCCGGAGGTGGTCCGCGCGGCGCAGAAGGACGACTACTACCGCGGCGGGCTGCGGAGCGCGGCGGGCGGCGCCCTACACAACCTAGCAG GTGCGAAGAAGTGGCTGGAGTGGAGGAGAGAGGTAGAGCTGGTGTCGGATCTCGCCTACTTCGGCCTCACCACACTAGCAG CTGAACCCGTGGTCCAAGAGGGGTCCCAGCACTGCGCCCTACCACAGGGCGTGGGCT GCTACCAGACCCTTGGGGAGGAATACGTCAGCGTCGTGCAGGTGGGCCCATCACAGCGCCACGTGCCCTCAAGGCTGCGACGCGGGATCCTGGTGGCGCTGCACACCGTCCTGCCCTACCTGCTGGATAAGGCCCTGCTCCACCTGGAGCATGAGCTGCAGGCCACCGGCGATGGCGCCTGGCCCTTGCGGGGCAGCCTGGCCCCCAGCAGCCAGTCAGGGATGAGGCGCTGGGTGCACCGGTGCACGGCCGGCCTGACGGAACAGCAGCAGGGGGTGCTCCTGCGCGCCGTGTCAGCGCTCAAGCAGGGCCTCGGGTGCCTCCAACGTCTCCACGTGGCCTGGTTCTACATCCATGGTGCCTTCTACCACCTGGCCAAGAGGTTCACAGGCATCACCTAC CTCCGTGTCCGCCGCCCGCTTGCCGAGGACCCTCGGGTTCGCGCCAGCTACCAGCTGCTGGGGCTGGTGTCCCTGCTGCACCTGGCGCTGGCCGCAGGCCTGCAGCTCTACGGCTTCCAGCAGAGGCAGCGTGCCCGGAGGGAGTGGAGGCTGCAGCGCGGCCTGTCCCACCGCAG GAACCATGCAGAGGAAAGAGCAGTTTCCAGAAACCCACTGTGCACGCTGTGCTTGGAGGAACGCAGGCATTCGACGGCCACACCCTGCGGCCACCTGTTCTGCTGGGAGTGTATAACCCACTGGAGCGACACCAAG ACGGAGTGTCCCCTCTGCAGGGAGAAGTTCCTCCCCCAGAAGCTGGTCTACCTGCGGCACTACCGCTGA
- the PEX10 gene encoding peroxisome biogenesis factor 10 isoform X1 → MASAVASPPEVVRAAQKDDYYRGGLRSAAGGALHNLAGAKKWLEWRREVELVSDLAYFGLTTLAAEPVVQEGSQHCALPQGVGCYQTLGEEYVSVVQVGPSQRHVPSRLRRGILVALHTVLPYLLDKALLHLEHELQATGDGAWPLRGSLAPSSQSGMRRWVHRCTAGLTEQQQGVLLRAVSALKQGLGCLQRLHVAWFYIHGAFYHLAKRFTGITYEPCRGKSSFQKPTVHAVLGGTQAFDGHTLRPPVLLGVYNPLERHQDGVSPLQGEVPPPEAGLPAALPLTPCWKSSLILVDFSCTDIKKASRLLSRVIPCQLPGGWAPDLDLDLANAGLQGRLGGDLLGGQSTLRTPLPSPNQSLIGRGLTDLEPSTSSLLSQHDNPAAQKTHRLHPRP, encoded by the exons ATGGCTTCCGCGGTCGCCAGCCCGCCGGAGGTGGTCCGCGCGGCGCAGAAGGACGACTACTACCGCGGCGGGCTGCGGAGCGCGGCGGGCGGCGCCCTACACAACCTAGCAG GTGCGAAGAAGTGGCTGGAGTGGAGGAGAGAGGTAGAGCTGGTGTCGGATCTCGCCTACTTCGGCCTCACCACACTAGCAG CTGAACCCGTGGTCCAAGAGGGGTCCCAGCACTGCGCCCTACCACAGGGCGTGGGCT GCTACCAGACCCTTGGGGAGGAATACGTCAGCGTCGTGCAGGTGGGCCCATCACAGCGCCACGTGCCCTCAAGGCTGCGACGCGGGATCCTGGTGGCGCTGCACACCGTCCTGCCCTACCTGCTGGATAAGGCCCTGCTCCACCTGGAGCATGAGCTGCAGGCCACCGGCGATGGCGCCTGGCCCTTGCGGGGCAGCCTGGCCCCCAGCAGCCAGTCAGGGATGAGGCGCTGGGTGCACCGGTGCACGGCCGGCCTGACGGAACAGCAGCAGGGGGTGCTCCTGCGCGCCGTGTCAGCGCTCAAGCAGGGCCTCGGGTGCCTCCAACGTCTCCACGTGGCCTGGTTCTACATCCATGGTGCCTTCTACCACCTGGCCAAGAGGTTCACAGGCATCACCTAC GAACCATGCAGAGGAAAGAGCAGTTTCCAGAAACCCACTGTGCACGCTGTGCTTGGAGGAACGCAGGCATTCGACGGCCACACCCTGCGGCCACCTGTTCTGCTGGGAGTGTATAACCCACTGGAGCGACACCAAG ACGGAGTGTCCCCTCTGCAGGGAGAAGTTCCTCCCCCAGAAGCTGGTCTACCTGCGGCACTACCGCTGACCCCTTGCTGGAAGAGCAGCCTTATTCTTGTCGACTTCTCCTGCACAGACATCAAGAAAGCCTCAAGACTTTTGTCACGTGTGATACCGTGCCAGCTGCCAGGAGGATGGGCGCCGGACCTGGACTTGGACCTGGCTAATGCAGGCCTGCAGGGCAGGCTGGGTGGGGACCTGCTGGGCGGCCAGTCCACCCTCAGAACGCCCCTCCCTTCCCCAAACCAGTCACTCATAGGGCGGGGCCTGACTGACCTGGAGCCGAGCACCAGCAGTTTGCTTTCCCAGCATGATAATCCTGCAGCCCAGAAGACCCACAGACTTCACCCTCGTCCCTGA
- the RER1 gene encoding protein RER1 codes for MSEGDSVGDSVHGKPSVVYRFFTRLGQIYQSWLDKSTPHTAVRWVVTLGLSFIYMIRVYLLQGWYIVTYALGIYHLNLFIAFLSPKVDPSLMEDSDDGPSLPTKQNEEFRPFIRRLPEFKFWHAATKGILVAMVCTFFEAFNVPVFWPILVMYFIMLFCITMKRQIKHMIKYRYIPFTHGKRTYKGKEDAGKTFAS; via the exons ATGTCTGAAGGTGACAGTGTGGGagattctgtccatgggaagccGTCTGTGGTCTACAGATTTTTCACACGACTTGGACAG ATCTACCAGTCCTGGCTGGACAAGTCTACGCCACACACGGCCGTGAGATGGGTGGTGACGCTGGGCCTGAGCTTCATCTACATGATCCGCGTTTATCTGCTGCAG GGTTGGTACATCGTGACCTATGCCTTGGGAATCTACCACCTGAATCtgttcatagctttcctttctccaaaaGTGGACCCTTCGTTAATGGAAGATTCAG ACGACGGCCCCTCATTACCCACCAAACAGAACGAGGAGTTCCGacccttcatcaggaggctcccAGAGTTTAAGTTCTG GCACGCGGCGACCAAGGGCATCTTGGTGGCCATGGTGTGCACCTTCTTTGAGGCCTTCAACGTCCCAGTGTTCTGGCCCATCCTGGTGATGTACTTCATCATGCTGTTCTGTATCACCATGAAGAGGCAGATAAAG cACATGATCAAGTACCGGTACATCCCATTCACGCACGGCAAGAGGACATACAAGGGCAAAGAGGACGCGGGCAAGACATTCGCCAGCTAG